In Candidatus Tanganyikabacteria bacterium, the genomic stretch TCCCATCCCGTACACCCGCCCGCCCCAGAGGCCGCGTGGATCAACCCGCCAGCGCAGCCGACGCCGAGCGAGAAGTCGCTACAGTAATTGCGCGAACCGAGTGTCTCAAAGTCGTTGACAACTTCCGATGTCAATCCGGTTGGCAGGCGCTCTACTGTTCAGCGCCCTGGGAGCAAGCCTCACATACTTTACGTGGCAGTTCGATAAGACGTTTGTCCCGATTCTGGAGATGTACTGGTTTGTCGCGGGTCTAGCAATAGTCGCGGGATTCAGGCTTTATCGCTTCGAATGGAGTCCAACTCGGCCCTCGCTCGTTGTCTGGATCGTTGCATTGGCCGCGCCACTTATTCTAAGCCCTTTGAGGTCCTCCCCGATGGGGAGGGGGGACTGGGTGCTCCTGACGCTGCAGACCATCACTGCGCCAATCCTCCTTGTCATTCTAACGTGCACGGCAGTCAAGCTTTGGCAGATGGGCAGAAAGACGGGATTCAGAGGCCTCGGTGGGCCAGATGCCTAGCGTTCGACACGGAACTCGTGTCGAACGCCTGATAGCCACGCTTCTCAATTGATTCGTATATACGGCAGGCATGGAAATCCCTCATCTTCGACGATGAGGAACCGGCGCAGGGCGGCGATTCGGTGGCACCGACCCGGCGCTCAAAGGCCGCGTTGGCAAGAGCGCAGCGGGCACTCCAACTGATCGAAGCCCTCGAAATGTAGCCAGACAGCCGCATTCCGGAATCGACCTGAAATCCACCCGGCGACTCGCCTCCGCCTGGTTCCCCAGGAGGAACTTCGGCTTCGACGGGGCGCCAGCCCCCCAGCCAATGCTCGGGCCGAAGCCCACACGGAAACCTTCCAAATGGTTCCCGTGCAGGCGCCGAAGGGGAGCCCCGGCGGCAGCGGCCCTACTCGCCAGTTGCGACTCGCCTCAGCCGTTCTCGGAGGTCGTCGCGAAACTCCGCGAGTTCCCTTTCCGTGATCGGTTTGAGCATCTCGGGCAGAGGCCGCAACGGAAACTGGCCGAGTAACCACGCGAGGATCCCGGGATCGATGCCTGCGTCCTTTCTCAGCGCCAGAGGCAGATCCCTTTCCGGTGGGTAACCCAGGCGATCGAGAAACAGCAGGTCGACCAGGTCGCGCGGCTCGGACCGAGACAGGATACAGGTGAGCTTTGCCGCGCGGAGATCGGCCAGGGACTCGATTTGAACGCCCTCGACCGCATCAGGTGCCTCCAGGTCCGGCGTCCCCTCGTACAGCGCGTCGATCTCCAGTCCATTCCCGACCAACGCCCTTACAAACGTCCCGGCATCGCGCACCAGGCGAATGTCCAGGCCCAGTTCCGCACCGATCGCCGGCAAACCGCGCTCGAGCGTTCTGACGTCCTCGGGGTCGTGGCACACGAGGTCGATGTCCCGTGACAGGCGATGGCCGAGGTGCACGCCGGCAAGGGCTGCGCCTCCACCAAGATGGCACGGCACTCGATTCTGGCAGGACTTCACAAGCTCCAGAACGGGTTCCGGTACCACCCGCCGATCGAACACGCTAGGCATCGCGCGCTTCCGGGGGCGGCCAAGTCGGCGTCGGTACACCGATAAGATAGGCCCACATCTCGCGGGACCGGCCCAGGAATCGAATCAGGTCCGGCCACAAAGCCCGAACTTCATCCGGCTCTACGTACAGCCACACGTCCCTCGTGTTGGCCTCGCGGAGGAGCGCGCCTACCCAGTACGCGCGCGTGGCGCGATCCGGATCTCGGATCAGTCGCCTGAACTCGCCGACCGTGACCTCGGTCCACCACAGAAAATACGGCCGCGTCGAGTCGAAAGCGAGGTCCGGCGACGTCGGCGGCAGCAGAGCAAAGTCGCCCATGCTTCGACAATATCATGGCCCGGCGTCGCCCATCGATAGAAGGCCGTCGCGCCATCGGCGGCCCCGTAGGCGGCATACAGCGCCCTCGGGCCAGAGAGGCAAGCGCCGCCTACGAAGGGGCGCCAGCCCCCCAACAAGTGCTCGGGCCGAAGCCCGCACACAAACCTTCCTTACAACACCCCCCGTGCAGATAACTTGACATATGACCAACCGTATCGTAATCTCCTCATAAAGGAGACTGCGATGGGCCGAATCATAGTCACCATCCGGGTAAGCAACCCGAAAGCCCCGGACTACGCGTTCGAGTGCCGCGCACTCGTCGACACGGGCGCGTCGCGCCTGGTCCTGCCCGAGGCATGGCGGGCGCGCCTGGGGCCGCTGGATTCCATGCGGCATGCCGTGAAGCTGGCCGACCAGCACATTGTCCAGACCGATACTTGCGGCCCGGTGCGCATCGAGATCGCAGGGTTCAAGCCCAGCCACTCGGACGTCGTGTTCCTGCCGCTGGAGCCCGAGCTCGAGGGCGACTACCTGCCACTGCTCGGCTACATCCCGCTGCAGAGCGTGGGAGCGGCGGTAGACCTGCTCAACGACCGCCTGATCGAGGTCCCGCTGGACCTGCGCCGCCTGGCTACCGCCTGATTGCGGCATCCGGCTCCGCCGAGCTTGCACAAGCCGTAATCCGGGCCGATCCGGGGTTTTGCCCTACTGACAGCCCGCCCGGCTCGGAGTCAACTGGTGCGAGCGAGCGGGCACCGTGCGCCGGTTCGTCCACCCAAGCGGAGAAGCAATGGCTGAACTCGTCGCGCCACGCGCCATCGGACTGGATGTCGGTTCCGTCTCCCTCAAGGGAGTCGCCCTGGACCTCACGGGCGAGGTGGTCGCGAGGCTCGCGCTTCCCGCGGCCGGCGGCCTGGCGGCCCAGGCCCAGCGGCTGATCGGTGCGCTTGCGGGCGGCGCGCCGCTGGTCTCGCTCTGCGTCACCGGCGCCGGGAAGGCGCTCTTCGAGGGCCTCAAGGCCGCGCGGATCCAGAACGATCTGGTGGCCACGGCGAGCGCCGCCGCGAAGCTGCACCCCGACGCGCGGGCGATCATCGAGATCGGCGGCCACCAGGCGAAGTGGGTTCGACTCGGGGAAGGCGGCCGCATCGACTCGTTCCAGCTCAACGACCAGTGCGCGGCGGGAGCCGGGGCGTTCCTCGAGCAGCAGGCGGGCCGCCTGCGCATGGGCATCGGCTACTTCTCGGAGCTGGCGGCAGGCGCGCCCAAGGGCGCGAGCGTGGCCGGCCGCTGCTCGGTCTTCGCCAAGTCGGACATGATCCACCTGCAGCAGAAGGGCACGCCGCCGGGCGAGATCGCCTACGGTCTGTGCCTGGCGCTGGCGCGAAACTTCCGGGCGACGCTCCTGCGTGGCGGCGAGATGGTCAAGCCGGCGCTGCTCGCCGGAGGCGGCGCGCGCAACCGCGGCCTCCACCGGGCCTTCATAGAGGTCTGCGGGGTCGAGCCGGAGGAGCTCCCGGCGGCCGATCACCCGGAGTTCCTGGCCGCCTACGGCGCCGCACTGGCGGCCCGCGGGGCCGAGCCGCTCAGCCCGGCCGAGATCCAGGCGTTTCTGGCGCTCGCCGAGGTGCAGCAGCGCCGCACCGGCAGCCAGTTGCAGCCGCTCCGGGCCTCGGAGAGCGCCACGCGACCCGAGCCGGAAGGCCCGCCGCCCGGGAAGATCACCGCCTTCCTCGGCGTGGACGTGGGCTCGGTCTCGACCGACTTCTGCCTGGTCTCGCCCGGGGGCGACCTCCTGCTCGGCGTCTACCTCGCCACCCGGGGCGATCCCATCGGGGTCATGGCCGAGGGCCTGGCGATCCTGGGGGATCGGGCCGGCGATCGCCTCGAGATCCTCGGCGTGGGCACCACGGGCAGCGGCCGGCACCTCGCCGGGCGCCTCCTGGGAGCCGACGTCGTCAAGAACGAGATAACCTGCCAGGTCCTGGGAGCCCGCCACGTCCTGCCGGACGTGGACACCATCCTCGAGATCGGCGGCCAGGACTCCAAGTTCGTCTCGGTCGACAGCGGCCACATCGCGGACTTCGTCATGAACAAGATCTGCGCCGCGGGGACGGGATCGTTCCTGGAGGAGCAGGCCGAGGGCCTGGGCGTGCGCATCGTCGGCGAGTTCACCGACCTGGCCCTGGAAGCGTCCGTGCCGTGCGACCTGGGCAGCCAGTGCACGGTGTTCATGGAGACCGAGGTCGTGGCGGCGCGGCAACGCGGCGCGTCATTGCCGGAGGTGTGCGCGGGCCTGGCGTGCAGCGTCGCTCGCAACTACCTCGAAAAGGTCGTCGCCGGCCGGCCGATCGGCCAGAACGTCGTGTTCCAGGGCGGCGTGGCTTCCAACGGCGCGGTCGTCGCGGCGTTCGAGCAACTCCTGGGGAAGCCCGTGACAGTGCACCCCTACAACCGGCTATCCGGCGCCATCGGCGCGGCCCTGGCCGCCCAGCGGGAGTGGATCGAGGGCGTCGCCAGCCGGTTCCGGGGCCTCGATGCCGTGAAGGACGTCGCCGTCAAATCCTTCGAGTGTCGGGTTTGCTCCAACGTCTGCCAGGTCGCCAAGATCTCCTGGAGCGGCGACTCGGCGTACTTCGGAGACGTCTGCGAGCGGTTCACCAGCCGCGACGGCGAGGGATCGGCTTCCGGCGTGCCCGACCTGTTCGGCGAGCGCGAGGAGCTATTCGAGTCGTTTGCCGGGGGCGAGGCGGAGCGAGGCGTCGTGGGCATCCCGCGAGCGTCCACGATGTTCGAGTACTTTCCGTTCTGGGCTTCGTTCTTCCGGCACCTGGGCTACCGGGTGGTGCTGTCGCCGCCCACCACGGCCCGCATCCTGGAAGAGGGCGTCCGGCGCCTGACCGCGGAGACCTGCCTGCCCATCAAGGTCGCCTACGGGCACGTCGCCGCCCTCTTGAAGCAGGACGTGGACTTCGTGTTCCTGCCTTCGGTGTCCCGCCTGCCCGACGACCTCGATCAGCCGTCGCATTCCTGCCCGTTCGTGGAGTCCGCGGGCTTCATGGTGGCCGGCTTCGCCGGGGATCGGGTGGTCGTGCCATCGATCTCGCTCGCGGGTTCCGCCGAGACCCTGGCGCAGGACCTGCACGAGGCTCTCGCCCGCCTGGGAGTCACGCTGGACCAGACCAACGCGGCGCTGATCGCCGCGCAGGAGGGCTTCGCCGACTTCCGCGCGCGGTTGCTGGAGCGCGGGCAGGAAGTGCTGGCCAGCGATTTCGGCCTGGCCTTCGCGGTGCTGGGAAAGCCCTACAACTGCCACGATCCCTTCCTCAACCTGGGCCTGGCCAAGCACATCCGGCGCCTCGGGGTGCTGCCGATTCCGGGAGACATGCTCCCGGCCGATCCGGCGCACCTGGAAGCCCGCGGCGTCACGCTGCCCTGGCGCTACAACCGGGACATCCTGCGCAGCCTGCTCGCGGTCAGCCGCGACGATCGCCTCTTCCCGGTCGTCGTGTCCAACTTCGGCTGCGGTCCCGACGCCTTCGGCCTCAAGTACCTCGAGCAGGTCGCGGGCCGGAGTCCGTACCTCCTGCTCGAGTTCGACGAGCATCGCGGCGAAGCCGGCCTGGTGACGCGCCTCGAGGCGTTCCTGGACGAGGTCAGCCATTTCGGCGGCGGGTATCGCGCCAAGCAGGTCTCGCTCAGGCGACCGCGCATCCTCTCCCTGAACCGGCGCCTGAAAGGCCACCGGGTAGTGCTGCCGTACTTCGCCGATCACGCGTGGGCCTACCTGGGGGCATTGCGCTATGCGGGCTACGATGCGCACCTCCTTCCCCCGCCCGACGAGGCCAGCCTGGCCGCCGGCGAGGAAGCCAGTTCGGGCAAGGAATGCCACCCGTACATCGTGCTCCTTGGCGACCTGGTCAAGCACAAGCGCCTGGGCAACATTCGCGCGGGCGACGTTTACTTCTTCGTCGGCACTTCAAACCCGTGCCTGCTGCACGAGTACGGCAAGGGAATGCAGATCGCCCTGGATCGGCTGGGGGTCGGCGGCATCGACGTGGTGTCGCCCGATACGGACGATCACTGGGAGATCCTGGGCTACCAGGCGCTTGTGCGCCTCTGGCAAGGGCTGGTCGCGACCGACCTGCTGATCCGCGCCCGGTGCCAGATCCGGCCGTATGCGGCAGATCCGTCGGCCGTCGATTCGGTCCTGGATCAAGTCTATCCGGACCTGGCGGCCACCCTGGCCGAGGATCGCCTCGGCGAGGCCCTGACCCGCGCCGGCCGGGCGCTGGAGGGCATCCGCCGCAACGCGTCGGAGCGCCGCCCGGTGGTCGGCATCGCGGGCGACATCTACACGCGCATTCACCCGTTCGGCAACCAGGGGCTCTTCGACCACCTCGAGCGCCTGGGACTGGAGGTCTGGCCCGCGCCCTTCCTGGTAGACAGCATCGACTTCTGGACCCGCAAGGCCATCTCCGACGGCCTCTACGGCGGCCAGTACCTGGAATCCGCCGTCGCGGCGATGGGCCTGATGCGGCAGGAGCTCGAGTCCTGGCGCGTGCGGTTTCACCTCGGCACGCGCATCGATCGCGTCGACGAGCCGGGGTATCGCGAAACGCTGGAACTCGCCCGACCCTACCTGGATGGCCGGGCCAACGACGTGCTGGTGCAGAACGTGGCCAAGATGGTGGATTTTGCCAACCGGGGCGCCGACGGCATCATCAACGCCATCTCGTTCCACTGCATGCTCGGCACCGTCTCGGCGGCGCTCGCCGAGCGAATCCGCCAGGACGTCGGCGCCCTGCCGCTGATCACCCTCGTGTACTCCGGCTCGGGCGGCGGGGAAATAGCCTCCAAGCTGGAGGCCTTCGCCCACCAGGTGAAGACCCACGCGGCGGCCCGCAAGGCCGATCGGGGGCCGCTGGCCGGCGCCCGGCAGATGATGCAGGAACTCGCGCAGCGGGTCGCCCCCGCCGGCGAGTTGCTGAGCACGATGGCCGCCGGGACCGGCAACTGGCTGAAGAAGCGGGAGCCCGGCGAGCCGTAGGGAAGGGTGTCGACCGCATCGGCCAGATGCTCGACATCACGCCGCGCAGCGAGTCGGGTCAGAGCACCTGCCAGTTGGCGGCGCCCCAGGAGCCGACGGCCTTGATGCGCGACTTCATTCCTGCGACTCCCGCCGGTGCATACGAGTCCGTGCCGCTCCAGATCGAACTGCTGGCGGCCAGGGACCCATGGGACCAGGGGTAGTAGGCCTTCGCGCCATACTGCAGGTAGTCCTGGGCGTTTGCGTCGCTGACGCTGCCCTTGTAGAGCACGGCAGAACCCTTGGCCACCTGGATGCCGAGGCTCGACGCACCGGTGCCACCCAGCGAGGCGTCCACCGCCACGCACTTTCCGTCCGAGCACCCGGCGGTCTGGGAGACGGTGAGCGTGCCGAGAGACTGCAGCGTGAGAACCTTGCCGAACCGCATGTGCTGCATCTTTAGCTGATAGTCGGCCTGCTCGTACTCGTAGGAAAGGATGTAGTCGTTGAGGTTGACCGACGCGGTGCCGGTATTGATGACCGTGATCGTTCGGCTGGCAACATCCGTCTCGAAGGACAGGCTGTAGATCATCAGCGCGTTCTTGCCTGCCGGGAGCGTCGGGCTGGGCGAAGGCGTCGGGGTCGGCGTGGGGGATTGGACGGGAGCAACCGTAGGCGCGACCGACGCGGTCAGGTTCAGCTTTTCCCGGTACACCGTGCCGCCGTCCGCAACCTTGAACTCCAGGGTGGCGGCCGACCTCGTCCCGCCCTTGAACGTCACGACCAAAGTCACGATCTGGGGCCCGGCCTGCGTCGGGGGCGTCCAAGTCACGGTCACGCCGCTCCTGGACGATAACGATCCGCCCGTGACCGACCACTCGTACGAGTCCCCGTCTGTCCCGCCTTCCACCTTGGCCGACAGCACGATCGGTACCCCGGGGGCTGACGTGGCCGGACTGGCGATGTCCCGGATGGCAAGAGAAGGCTGGTCAACTACTGTGGTAGGTTCCGTCGCGAGGGGGGCGGCGCTCGCCCTGCGGCTCGGCTAGTTGTCGAAGATCTCCGAGGAGTGCTCCAGCTCTCCGACGCGCTTGTACGCGTATTCGGCCGCCTCCTCGTAGCCGAGGAGCGAGGCGGTCTTGGCGACCTGCAGGGCGTCCTTCTGGGTCTGGCAGAGGTCGGCGGCGCGGCGGATGGCGGCGTCGGCGGCCTTCTTGAAGCCGGCCTCGTGGGCCTGGTCGAAGATTTCCATGGCGGCGAGCGGCGTCGTCGCGCGGCGGGCCCGATCGACCCACCGCATCTCGACCGACTTGACGACCTCGTCCTTGCGAGGAGGGGACGGCGGCCTGGCGGGTGCCGGTGGGCGCACCATGCACTTGGGGCGCACCGCACGCGGGGCATGCCCGGCGCACTTGGGCAGTTCGAACGCCATACTTCCTCTCCTCCGTCCGGAGAAGTTATGGCGGAGCTGAAGGCAAATCTTGCCTTCAGCTCCCGTTAAGGTTATGTGTCCGGACTCGAAGGCCCCCGCTGCCTTCGAGTCCGGAGCACCCTGTCAGCCTCCGGGCGCCCTGGCCCTAGGCAAATCTCAATCTGCGGATGTCCACATCCGGCGTGCTGGCCGCGAACTCGGCCAGGATCCTGGCGAGCGGCCCCACCGGAGGCAATTCCCGCACCTTCGTCTGGCGGGCGTCGCGTTCGACCCGCTCCATGTACTTCCGCGGTACCCCGCCGTGCACCGCCACGACGGCCTCGGCGATCGCTCCGGCCGCCACGTCGGCCGCCACGTCGGCGACTCGCGTCAGCGCCCCGGAAATCGATCCTAACCCCATCCCAATTTATCCCCGTTCTACCTGTCCCGACCTACCCTGCGTTCCCTGAGACCCGGTGCCTACCCTTGTTTCGCGCCACCCTGGCGCCCCACCCACAAGCTATTTATTAGGCAGGATTAGGTCTTTGTTGCGCGGAGAAATTGAAATTTAAAACTACAGATCAGGGATTTAACAATCGATCGCGCAAACCCGGTGGTAGAGCCAAAAGAGGAATTGTTAAACCACTTCGTCCAGGTCGCGGATGCGCGGGCAGGGGGGGAGGGCCTTGAGGATGGTGGCGCCGTAGGCCTTGGTCAGCAGGCGGTTGTCGAGGATGGCGACCAGGCCGCGGTCGGTGCCGGTGCGGATCAGCCGGCCGAAACCCTGCTTGAGGCGAATGATGGCTTCGGGGAGCGTGAACTCCCGGAACCAGTCGCGGCCCTGCTGCTTCATGCGCTCCACCCGCGCCTGGATGACCGGATCGTCGGGCACCGCGAAGGGCAGGCGGTCGATGATGACGCAGGACAGGGCGTCGCCCGGCACGTCCACGCCCTCCCAGAAGCTGGCGGTCGCGAACAGCACGGCGCCCGGCGTGGCCTTGAACCATTCGAGCAGCGCCGCCCGCGGCAACTCGCCCTGCTGCCGGCACGGGTACTCGAGCTTGGGGGCGAGAACGCGGAACGCGCTGCGCATGGCGCGATGCGAGGTGAAGAGCACGAATGCCCGGCCCTGCGAGTAGTCGAGGATGTGCCGGATGGCCTCGCGAGAATCCTCGGCGAAGCCGGGATGATTGGGCTCCGGCAGGAAGCGCGGGATGTAGAGCAAGGCCTGGCGCTCGTAGTCGAAGGGGCTCGGGAGCGCGAGTTCCAGCGGTTCGGGCAGGCCGAGCTGGTTGCGGAAGTACTGGAAATCGCCG encodes the following:
- a CDS encoding nucleotidyl transferase AbiEii/AbiGii toxin family protein, with the translated sequence MPSVFDRRVVPEPVLELVKSCQNRVPCHLGGGAALAGVHLGHRLSRDIDLVCHDPEDVRTLERGLPAIGAELGLDIRLVRDAGTFVRALVGNGLEIDALYEGTPDLEAPDAVEGVQIESLADLRAAKLTCILSRSEPRDLVDLLFLDRLGYPPERDLPLALRKDAGIDPGILAWLLGQFPLRPLPEMLKPITERELAEFRDDLRERLRRVATGE
- a CDS encoding PKD domain-containing protein, whose product is MLSAKVEGGTDGDSYEWSVTGGSLSSRSGVTVTWTPPTQAGPQIVTLVVTFKGGTRSAATLEFKVADGGTVYREKLNLTASVAPTVAPVQSPTPTPTPSPSPTLPAGKNALMIYSLSFETDVASRTITVINTGTASVNLNDYILSYEYEQADYQLKMQHMRFGKVLTLQSLGTLTVSQTAGCSDGKCVAVDASLGGTGASSLGIQVAKGSAVLYKGSVSDANAQDYLQYGAKAYYPWSHGSLAASSSIWSGTDSYAPAGVAGMKSRIKAVGSWGAANWQVL